In one Pseudarthrobacter sp. NBSH8 genomic region, the following are encoded:
- the purU gene encoding formyltetrahydrofolate deformylase — protein sequence MTAVLQGRTADYHAAGKGARTAELVLTLSCPEQPGIVRAITTFLADRGFDIVEHQQFDDHVSGNLYLRTAFRQSDGFGDPAGTAGSTGQTADSLRAEFAATAGEFGMDFSIHDGRPQRLLVMVSKFGHCLNDLIFRWQAGSLGAEIAVVVSNHEDLRAMAEAAGLPFIHVPVTAGSKPEAEARLLDLVAEYNADLVVLARYMQVLSNDLCTSLRGRAINIHHSFLPGFKGAKPYHQAYDRGVKLVGATAHYVTPDLDEGPIIEQEVFRVDHSLDAEALVTVGRDAESQALSRAVKWHCQHRVLLNNTRTVVFR from the coding sequence ATGACCGCAGTTCTTCAAGGACGTACCGCCGACTACCATGCGGCCGGTAAGGGGGCGAGGACAGCAGAACTTGTACTCACTCTCTCCTGCCCCGAGCAACCCGGCATCGTACGTGCCATTACGACCTTCCTGGCAGACCGTGGATTCGACATCGTGGAGCACCAGCAGTTCGACGACCACGTCAGCGGCAACCTCTACCTGCGCACCGCCTTCAGGCAAAGTGACGGCTTCGGCGACCCGGCGGGCACCGCTGGATCCACCGGGCAGACGGCGGATAGCCTCAGGGCCGAGTTCGCAGCCACGGCCGGGGAGTTCGGCATGGACTTCAGCATCCACGACGGCCGGCCGCAGCGGCTGTTGGTGATGGTCTCGAAGTTCGGGCACTGCCTCAACGACCTGATCTTCCGGTGGCAGGCGGGCAGCCTGGGCGCGGAGATCGCCGTCGTGGTTTCCAACCACGAGGACCTGCGCGCCATGGCCGAAGCCGCTGGCTTGCCCTTCATCCATGTGCCGGTGACGGCCGGCAGCAAACCGGAAGCCGAGGCCCGGCTGCTGGACCTCGTGGCCGAGTATAACGCGGACCTGGTGGTCCTGGCCCGCTACATGCAGGTGCTGTCCAACGACCTGTGCACCAGCCTCCGCGGCCGGGCCATCAACATCCACCACTCGTTCCTGCCCGGCTTCAAAGGCGCCAAGCCCTACCACCAGGCTTATGACCGCGGCGTGAAACTCGTCGGGGCAACGGCGCACTACGTGACGCCGGACCTCGATGAGGGCCCCATCATCGAGCAGGAGGTGTTCCGGGTGGACCACAGCCTGGATGCGGAGGCCCTGGTGACCGTGGGCCGCGATGCCGAATCGCAGGCCCTGTCCCGGGCCGTGAAGTGGCATTGTCAGCACCGCGTCCTGCTCAACAACACCCGCACAGTCGTATTCCGCTAA
- a CDS encoding NAD(P)/FAD-dependent oxidoreductase: MQTLAIIGASLAGLSAARAARAQGFTGRLVIIGDEPHRPYDRPPLSKDFLLGAIRAEDLFLETDADELAAEWVLGAEAASLDASSRTVFLKDGRTIQADGIVIATGARARRLPTLAGLSNVFTLRTLADAQSLAPELVPGSRMAVIGAGFIGAEVAAAAASRGMEVTMIDTKPVPFAAQLGTEMGGVVAGLHAANGVELISSAVIEDFYSGEGNVTGIRLAGGRYVGADVVVVGIGAEPNIGWLEGSGLELRGGVLCDAMGRTGVPGIVAVGDCAAWFDQAAGTHRRMEHWTGALERAAVAVEALLDADAAPRPAKPHYFWSDQYGVKLQFAGHSAGYDRVEVEVGDVHAHSCLAVYYRDDVAVAVLGMNQPRLFTKWRRSLAAPVPDVAAPVRLDVPGLVGAAVVS, translated from the coding sequence ATGCAGACGCTTGCGATTATCGGAGCCTCCCTGGCGGGACTTTCCGCCGCCCGGGCGGCCCGCGCCCAAGGCTTTACCGGACGGCTGGTCATCATCGGCGATGAACCCCACCGGCCGTACGACCGCCCGCCGCTGTCCAAGGACTTCCTGCTGGGCGCGATCAGGGCCGAGGACCTATTCCTGGAAACCGACGCCGATGAGCTGGCGGCCGAATGGGTGCTGGGGGCAGAGGCCGCTTCCCTGGACGCGTCCTCGCGGACCGTCTTCCTTAAGGACGGCCGCACCATACAGGCGGACGGCATTGTCATAGCCACCGGAGCGAGGGCACGGCGGCTGCCCACACTTGCCGGGCTGAGCAATGTCTTTACCCTCCGTACGCTCGCGGACGCACAGAGCCTAGCCCCCGAGCTGGTGCCCGGCAGCAGGATGGCCGTGATCGGGGCAGGCTTCATCGGCGCCGAGGTTGCCGCCGCTGCCGCGTCGCGGGGCATGGAAGTGACCATGATCGATACGAAGCCCGTGCCGTTCGCCGCGCAGCTCGGAACGGAGATGGGCGGCGTGGTCGCCGGACTCCACGCAGCCAATGGGGTGGAGCTCATTTCTTCCGCCGTGATCGAGGACTTCTACAGCGGCGAAGGCAACGTCACCGGAATCCGGCTGGCCGGCGGACGCTACGTGGGCGCAGACGTCGTGGTGGTTGGCATTGGAGCCGAGCCCAACATCGGGTGGCTGGAAGGCTCCGGCCTGGAGCTGCGCGGCGGGGTACTGTGCGACGCCATGGGTCGCACCGGAGTGCCGGGAATAGTGGCCGTGGGTGACTGCGCCGCCTGGTTCGACCAGGCAGCGGGCACGCACCGCCGGATGGAACACTGGACCGGCGCCCTTGAGCGGGCAGCCGTCGCCGTCGAGGCACTCCTGGACGCTGACGCCGCTCCCAGGCCGGCCAAGCCGCACTATTTCTGGTCCGACCAGTATGGCGTCAAGCTGCAGTTTGCCGGCCATTCCGCCGGCTACGACCGGGTGGAGGTCGAGGTGGGCGACGTCCACGCGCACAGCTGCCTCGCCGTCTACTACCGCGATGATGTGGCAGTGGCGGTCCTTGGCATGAACCAACCCCGCCTGTTTACCAAGTGGCGCCGGAGCCTCGCGGCGCCGGTACCCGATGTGGCGGCACCCGTCCGCCTGGACGTTCCCGGACTCGTGGGGGCCGCCGTCGTGTCCTGA
- a CDS encoding bifunctional 3-phenylpropionate/cinnamic acid dioxygenase ferredoxin subunit, translating to MHKACPLSELAPGEALRLNTSPPIAVFHTEDGELFAIDDTCTHQDASLADGWVEDCWVECPLHASRFNLRTGSVDAPPAKLPVRSHEVTVIDGDIMIAESTEVPNLPPGLTVDGHV from the coding sequence ATGCACAAGGCATGCCCGCTCAGTGAACTGGCTCCTGGGGAAGCGCTGCGGCTCAATACGTCGCCGCCCATCGCCGTCTTCCACACAGAAGACGGCGAGCTCTTTGCCATCGACGACACATGCACCCACCAGGACGCCTCGCTGGCGGACGGCTGGGTGGAGGACTGCTGGGTGGAATGCCCGCTGCACGCCTCCAGGTTCAACCTGCGCACGGGAAGCGTAGACGCGCCGCCGGCCAAGCTGCCGGTGCGCTCCCATGAAGTAACAGTGATCGACGGCGACATCATGATCGCCGAATCCACGGAGGTTCCCAACCTCCCCCCTGGCCTGACAGTAGACGGCCACGTTTAG
- a CDS encoding BCCT family transporter — MAINTGAALRDGTEDPSAPDNEADVEESERHENDEQILNELRESETDLSAGRRPGRSLEGLDKVTFGVTGALALAFVVWGFTNSASLGATSTAALAWVIENTGWIFVSLASLFVIFVLWLALGRFGSIPLGRDGEKPEFRTVSWIAMMFSAGMGIGLVFYGVAEPLYHYVAPPPGTVAGVTPEAVQTAMATSIFHWSVHPWAMFAVVGIAMAYSTFRLGRRQLISSAFISLFGKRAEGPAGKIINMLAIFATLFGTAASLGLGALQIASGLQFNGWVGEIGSPVLVLIITALTICFVASAASGIARGIQWLSNINMVLALTLAGIVFIVGPTLFILNLVPAAIGDYVRDLPSMASRTEAVGDDALREWMSGWTIFYWAWWVSWAPFVGIFIARISRGRTIRQFVTGVLLVPSVVSVIWFSIFGGTAFDIQQRADATADTTDGLVQTVDGVPSISFQGALFDLIRNLEVPPAVGIGIALLAMVLIGIFFVTSADSASIVMGSLSSNGRLEPSKRVLIFWGVLTGAIAAVMLLAGGDDPSAALNGLKNITIVSALPFAVVMLLLCFALVRDLRRDPIALRNRLAESVVERAIRAGVDEHGGVQFDLVTKHECEEHRSDGGPCPGTTQATRRDQ; from the coding sequence ATGGCAATAAACACTGGAGCCGCTCTTCGCGACGGCACCGAAGACCCCTCCGCCCCCGACAATGAAGCCGACGTGGAAGAGTCCGAACGGCACGAAAACGACGAACAGATCCTGAACGAACTGCGGGAGAGCGAAACGGACCTTTCCGCCGGAAGACGTCCCGGCCGCTCGCTTGAGGGGCTGGACAAGGTCACTTTCGGAGTGACAGGAGCCTTGGCGCTGGCCTTTGTTGTGTGGGGCTTCACCAATTCCGCGTCCCTCGGCGCGACTTCCACCGCCGCGCTGGCGTGGGTCATCGAAAACACCGGCTGGATCTTCGTAAGCCTGGCGTCACTCTTTGTGATTTTCGTCCTGTGGCTCGCACTGGGGCGCTTTGGCAGTATTCCCCTCGGCAGAGACGGTGAAAAACCAGAGTTCCGGACCGTGTCCTGGATCGCCATGATGTTCAGCGCAGGCATGGGCATCGGACTGGTGTTCTACGGCGTCGCCGAACCGCTCTACCACTACGTAGCACCGCCGCCCGGCACGGTAGCCGGTGTGACCCCGGAGGCAGTCCAGACGGCCATGGCCACTTCGATATTCCACTGGAGCGTGCATCCCTGGGCCATGTTCGCGGTTGTTGGCATCGCCATGGCCTACAGCACCTTCCGACTCGGCCGGCGTCAGCTCATCTCTTCGGCATTCATCTCACTTTTCGGGAAGCGCGCGGAAGGGCCCGCAGGCAAGATCATCAACATGCTGGCCATCTTCGCCACCCTCTTCGGCACGGCTGCCTCGCTGGGCTTGGGAGCCCTGCAGATTGCCAGCGGCCTACAGTTCAACGGCTGGGTCGGCGAAATCGGCTCTCCGGTGCTGGTTCTGATCATTACCGCGCTGACGATCTGCTTTGTGGCCTCTGCGGCCTCGGGCATCGCACGCGGTATCCAGTGGCTCTCCAACATCAACATGGTGCTGGCCCTGACACTTGCCGGGATTGTGTTCATTGTGGGCCCCACGCTGTTTATCCTGAACCTGGTCCCCGCTGCCATCGGAGACTATGTTCGGGATCTGCCGTCCATGGCATCCCGGACTGAGGCCGTGGGGGACGACGCGCTTCGTGAATGGATGTCCGGTTGGACCATTTTCTACTGGGCATGGTGGGTATCCTGGGCCCCGTTTGTCGGCATTTTCATCGCGCGCATCAGCCGAGGCCGCACCATTCGCCAGTTTGTTACCGGCGTACTGCTGGTGCCAAGCGTCGTCAGCGTCATCTGGTTCTCGATTTTTGGCGGCACTGCATTCGACATCCAGCAGCGTGCCGATGCCACGGCCGACACCACTGATGGCTTGGTCCAAACCGTTGACGGCGTACCAAGCATCTCCTTCCAAGGCGCGCTGTTCGACCTGATCCGTAACCTCGAAGTCCCGCCGGCAGTCGGTATCGGAATTGCTCTGCTTGCCATGGTTCTGATCGGCATCTTCTTCGTTACCAGCGCTGACTCGGCCTCCATTGTTATGGGTTCACTCAGCTCCAACGGGCGGCTGGAACCGTCCAAGCGGGTGCTGATCTTCTGGGGAGTCCTGACCGGAGCCATCGCGGCTGTCATGCTGCTGGCCGGCGGGGACGACCCCAGCGCAGCCCTCAACGGCCTGAAGAACATCACGATTGTCTCCGCGTTGCCCTTCGCCGTAGTTATGTTGCTGCTTTGCTTCGCACTGGTCCGGGATCTGCGCCGCGATCCGATCGCCCTGAGAAACCGCTTGGCGGAATCCGTCGTCGAACGCGCCATCCGCGCCGGCGTGGACGAACACGGCGGAGTCCAGTTCGACCTCGTGACCAAACATGAATGCGAGGAACACCGCTCTGATGGTGGGCCCTGCCCGGGAACGACACAAGCAACCAGGAGAGACCAATGA
- a CDS encoding IclR family transcriptional regulator yields the protein MASNNDRESDVDADTGQHGGVQSVDRALAVLEILARDGHAGVSDIAEEMGIHKSTVSRLLGSLVSREMVQQNSDRGKYQLGFGILRLASSIPGRLSLVREARPVLESLAEEFKETVNLAVLRSNYAVNVDQAMGPSTLATYDWVGSLTPLHATSSGKVLLAALPADERDRVLKETGLPPRTPRTITNRKELETQLLDVARDGYGVVREEFEIGLNSTSVPVLNHVGAVIGAVSISGPAFRFDPETSPGLLEALKQAGLQISAKMGYTGGR from the coding sequence ATGGCTTCGAACAATGACCGCGAATCCGACGTCGATGCGGACACAGGCCAGCACGGCGGGGTCCAGTCCGTGGACCGGGCCCTCGCAGTCCTGGAGATCCTGGCGCGGGACGGCCACGCCGGCGTGAGCGACATCGCCGAAGAGATGGGCATCCACAAATCCACCGTCTCCCGGCTGCTGGGTTCGCTGGTGAGCCGGGAAATGGTCCAGCAGAACAGCGACCGGGGTAAGTACCAGCTGGGCTTCGGCATCCTCCGGCTGGCCAGCTCCATCCCCGGCCGGCTCAGCCTGGTCCGCGAAGCCCGGCCGGTGCTGGAAAGCCTGGCGGAGGAATTCAAGGAGACGGTGAACCTTGCTGTCCTGCGCTCCAACTACGCCGTCAACGTGGACCAGGCGATGGGCCCGTCCACGCTGGCCACTTATGACTGGGTGGGCAGCCTGACACCCCTGCACGCGACGTCGAGCGGGAAGGTCCTGCTGGCTGCGCTGCCCGCGGACGAGCGGGACCGCGTCCTGAAGGAGACCGGGCTGCCGCCGCGGACTCCGCGGACCATCACCAACAGGAAAGAGCTCGAAACCCAGCTGCTCGACGTCGCCCGTGATGGTTACGGGGTGGTGCGGGAGGAGTTCGAAATCGGGCTCAACTCAACGTCCGTGCCTGTGCTGAACCACGTGGGTGCGGTCATCGGTGCGGTCAGCATCTCCGGGCCGGCCTTCCGCTTCGATCCGGAAACGTCGCCGGGACTCCTCGAAGCACTGAAGCAGGCCGGCCTTCAGATCAGCGCAAAGATGGGCTACACCGGAGGCCGGTAA
- a CDS encoding aromatic ring-hydroxylating dioxygenase subunit alpha — MSVEVSAPSLIPTLPGYTYVDEGVFRAEQERIFEQMWFCAVRSADLDKPGAWRTVQIGRESVLISRTRKGGIRAFYNVCRHRGVKLCMEEQGEAARSFQCPYHAWTYDFEGKLIAAPNLTKMPDIDRDEYGLVKVHIREYLGYVWVCLADEPPSFEEDVMGAIEERLGDLKAIEGYDVANLSLGRRIRYDVKANWKLIIENFMECYHCATIHPELTEVLPEFADGLAAQYFVGHGAEFGADVKGFTIDGSEGLDLIPGIEEGQDRRYYAITIKPTVFVNLVPDHVIIHRMFPMAADHTIVECDWLYLPSVVASGKDVTSSVELFHRVNQQDFDACERCQPAMGSKVYAKGGVLVPSEHHISAFHDWVQEKVGDIAPRG; from the coding sequence TTGTCTGTTGAGGTAAGTGCCCCGAGTCTGATCCCCACCCTTCCCGGCTATACATATGTGGATGAGGGCGTGTTCCGGGCCGAGCAGGAGCGGATCTTTGAGCAGATGTGGTTCTGTGCCGTCCGCTCGGCCGACCTGGACAAGCCGGGCGCCTGGCGAACGGTCCAGATCGGGCGGGAGAGCGTGCTGATCAGCCGCACCCGCAAAGGCGGGATCCGCGCCTTCTACAACGTCTGCCGGCACCGGGGCGTCAAGCTGTGCATGGAAGAGCAGGGTGAAGCCGCACGCTCATTCCAGTGCCCGTACCACGCCTGGACCTACGACTTTGAGGGCAAACTCATCGCGGCGCCCAACCTCACCAAGATGCCGGATATCGACCGCGACGAATACGGTCTGGTGAAGGTCCACATCCGCGAATATCTGGGCTACGTGTGGGTGTGCCTGGCGGACGAGCCGCCGTCGTTCGAAGAGGACGTGATGGGTGCCATCGAGGAGCGGCTCGGCGACCTGAAGGCGATCGAGGGCTACGACGTGGCCAACCTCAGCCTGGGCCGCCGAATCCGCTACGACGTGAAGGCGAACTGGAAGCTGATCATTGAGAACTTCATGGAGTGCTACCACTGCGCCACCATCCATCCGGAACTGACGGAGGTCCTGCCGGAGTTCGCTGACGGGCTGGCCGCGCAATACTTCGTGGGACACGGCGCGGAGTTCGGTGCGGACGTCAAGGGCTTCACGATAGACGGCTCGGAGGGGCTCGACCTGATTCCGGGAATCGAGGAGGGCCAGGACCGCCGCTACTATGCCATCACCATCAAGCCCACGGTGTTTGTGAACCTGGTCCCGGACCACGTGATCATCCACCGCATGTTCCCCATGGCCGCGGACCACACCATCGTGGAATGCGATTGGCTGTACCTGCCCAGTGTTGTGGCGAGCGGCAAGGACGTCACTTCCTCAGTGGAGCTGTTCCACCGCGTCAACCAGCAGGACTTCGACGCCTGCGAGCGCTGCCAGCCGGCCATGGGCTCGAAGGTCTACGCCAAGGGCGGTGTGCTGGTGCCAAGCGAGCACCATATCAGCGCCTTCCACGACTGGGTGCAGGAGAAGGTCGGGGACATCGCCCCGCGCGGTTGA